The DNA region GAGGAGGTGGTGGCGGGGCAGGGCACCCTCGCTCGTGAAATGGAATTGCAGATAGGTGGGTTGGATGCGGTGTTCGTGGCCGTGGGCGGCGGCGGGCTCATTGGCGGGGTTGCGGGATGGTTCGAGAATCGCGTGCGCGTGATCGGCGTGGAACCGTCCTCTTGCGCGACGCTGCACGACGCCTTGAAGGCCGGGGAACCGGTCGATGTGCCGGTGTCTGGTATCGCGGCGGATTCGCTGGGCGCGAAGCGCATCGGAGCCATCGCCTTTTCCATTGCACGTAAGTTCGAGAGCGAGGTGATCCTCGTTTCCGGCGAAGAAATCGTGCAAGCCCAGCGTTTTCTATGGGAGCGCTTTCGCGTCGCGGCCGAGCCTGGCGGTGCCGCGGCCCTGGCGGGATTCTTGTCCGGCCGCGCGGGCCTTGAATCCGGTGCGCGCGCCGCTGTCATTGTCTGTGGCGGCAATGTAGATCCCGCGACGCTGGCTGGGTGATCGCGGCGAGG from Betaproteobacteria bacterium includes:
- a CDS encoding threonine/serine dehydratase, which codes for MEEAAVRVGSRVRKTPVAELDSRTVLKLELLQHTGSFKPRGAFNRMLSSEIPSAGVIAASGGNHGAAVAYAARELGVAAEIFVPSVTPATKLARLQAYGATIHQVGASYSEAFVAMQARAGGTGALVVHAYDQEEVVAGQGTLAREMELQIGGLDAVFVAVGGGGLIGGVAGWFENRVRVIGVEPSSCATLHDALKAGEPVDVPVSGIAADSLGAKRIGAIAFSIARKFESEVILVSGEEIVQAQRFLWERFRVAAEPGGAAALAGFLSGRAGLESGARAAVIVCGGNVDPATLAG